From Desulfuromonas soudanensis, the proteins below share one genomic window:
- the exbB gene encoding TonB-system energizer ExbB: MEWLRPAIDYGIIGLLLSMSVVAVAVALERHLFFRRVSLVDYPNKKLLELELTRKLHIIATIGSNAPYIGLLGTVLGIMLTFYAMGREGFMDTGVIMVGLALALKATAAGLVVAIPSITLYNVLVRRVREFLLEWEGRHG, encoded by the coding sequence ATGGAGTGGCTCAGACCGGCCATTGATTACGGAATCATCGGGCTCCTGCTGTCGATGAGCGTCGTCGCCGTGGCGGTGGCCCTGGAAAGACACCTTTTTTTCCGCCGGGTCTCCCTGGTCGATTATCCGAACAAAAAGCTCCTCGAGCTGGAGCTGACCCGCAAGCTTCACATCATTGCCACCATCGGCAGCAACGCCCCCTATATCGGATTGCTCGGCACGGTCCTGGGGATCATGCTGACCTTTTACGCCATGGGGAGGGAAGGGTTCATGGATACCGGCGTCATCATGGTCGGACTGGCCCTGGCGCTCAAGGCGACGGCGGCCGGTCTGGTGGTGGCCATCCCCTCCATTACCCTCTACAACGTCCTGGTGCGCCGGGTCCGGGAATTTTTGCTGGAATGGGAAGGCCGGCATGGATGA
- a CDS encoding 4Fe-4S binding protein, whose product MPESPIKIHFFRRHRTPLLLLGVLLFMPPLSLLFQAGTTDSNFCGAWCPRMFFVWREGMTFSQFFLGFARSFMGVILLVGILLSTLFLGRYWCSHLCPIGGTTELGSRLVSRRLKIDYSPVPAPPVRYGYLAVYLLAPLAGLGSLCCNYCNFATVPRLYGAFFTPADLAYFFRTLGWLNLALVVFLGFLARGGRGYCNFFCPVGALDALAAKLGSRFGRRMRLDAERCTRCGLCLEVCPTWAIGLEKQPCIDQLSCLPCGECEKVCPENAIAYKKAAARGRLGRRAETPATAVASSMPGACGGPGL is encoded by the coding sequence ATGCCGGAGAGTCCCATTAAAATCCATTTCTTCCGACGCCACCGCACCCCCCTTCTACTCCTCGGAGTCCTCCTCTTCATGCCCCCCCTGTCCCTGCTCTTTCAGGCGGGGACAACGGACAGCAATTTCTGCGGCGCCTGGTGTCCGCGGATGTTTTTCGTCTGGCGGGAGGGGATGACGTTCAGCCAGTTCTTCCTCGGGTTTGCCCGGAGTTTCATGGGGGTGATTCTCCTTGTCGGCATCCTGCTGAGCACCCTGTTCCTCGGCCGGTACTGGTGCAGTCACCTCTGTCCCATCGGCGGCACCACCGAACTCGGCAGCCGGCTGGTTTCGCGAAGGTTGAAGATCGACTACAGCCCGGTTCCCGCCCCCCCGGTGAGATACGGCTATCTGGCCGTCTATCTTCTCGCCCCCCTGGCGGGGCTGGGGAGCCTCTGCTGCAATTACTGCAATTTCGCGACGGTGCCGAGGTTGTACGGCGCCTTTTTCACCCCGGCCGACCTCGCCTATTTTTTCCGCACCCTCGGCTGGCTCAATCTGGCCCTGGTTGTATTTCTCGGTTTCCTGGCCCGGGGGGGGAGGGGCTATTGCAATTTTTTCTGTCCCGTCGGCGCCCTGGACGCCCTGGCGGCAAAGCTGGGGAGCCGGTTCGGCCGCCGGATGCGCCTCGACGCCGAGCGTTGCACCCGTTGCGGCCTCTGCCTGGAGGTCTGCCCCACCTGGGCGATCGGTCTGGAGAAGCAGCCGTGCATCGATCAGCTTTCCTGTCTCCCCTGCGGGGAGTGCGAAAAGGTCTGCCCGGAAAATGCCATAGCCTACAAAAAGGCGGCGGCAAGGGGTCGCCTCGGCCGCCGGGCCGAGACTCCGGCAACCGCCGTCGCCTCGTCGATGCCGGGGGCTTGCGGCGGGCCGGGCCTATGA
- a CDS encoding TonB-dependent receptor yields MKKRLLFLALFGVACLAPGRSAAEELGSHEVDEVVVSATRTERKTEEIPAAVSTVTEEELKDMRLLGVKETLTGMAGVQAETRNGGYDARLIIRGAGLKARYGIREIMILLDGVPITDPDGMTRLDFVDTQLIERVDVVRGPNSTLYGANAAGGVVNVITRNPFEEIRGLTLGYGSDDTRLYNLIYGTSIGQTYFTLSGTHKSTDGWRQWSRFETSQGGARIGHLFADGSSVELNFNYTEADLQLPGTLSQEAFWADSTQLTSEPFRNSSRDSEIFSTGLKLKKDFGDIHLKPLAYYQHWQHFHPVTGMINDGGADVYGVDIQADLDHSFLGRAGVLTFGTAGQVDASDGEKFTYRDVATSPSGQILFTLSDVRGDLAEINDDTVSKVGVYAQESLTLSEPWLLDFGVRYDRVKFDLEAEIFQEFVFGANRYLPNRQSIEVDRSYDQISPRIGTVYKVTDWLHLYGNLSTGFQTPQSSELAENPDLGVARTRNVEAGLKGRFPGGHRFDLAVFTMEVQDEIVQTVLEGGETSYSNAGETDKRGIELEMEIHPLPGLALGGTYTYSDFQFDEFQEPVRVFNPVSGTTETVLLDRGGNRLPYIPEHQYSLFGLYRHSSGFKCRIDANSWGEYWVDNANSEKYSGYDFLTNFMVGWENDRWNVTVDAYNVFDKLYAMEVTKSGETLAFRPGAPRTLFAKVSYQF; encoded by the coding sequence GTGAAAAAACGGTTGTTGTTCCTTGCTCTTTTCGGGGTTGCCTGCCTGGCGCCGGGACGGTCGGCGGCGGAAGAGCTCGGCTCCCACGAGGTGGATGAGGTGGTGGTGTCGGCGACCCGGACCGAAAGAAAAACCGAGGAGATCCCGGCGGCGGTCAGCACCGTCACCGAAGAGGAATTGAAGGACATGCGGCTCCTCGGAGTGAAAGAAACCCTGACGGGGATGGCCGGCGTCCAGGCGGAGACCCGCAACGGCGGCTACGATGCCCGGCTCATCATCCGCGGAGCGGGACTCAAGGCCCGCTACGGCATCCGCGAAATCATGATCCTTCTCGACGGCGTACCGATTACCGATCCCGACGGGATGACCCGCCTCGATTTTGTCGATACCCAGCTCATCGAGCGGGTGGATGTCGTCCGCGGGCCGAACTCGACCCTCTACGGGGCCAATGCCGCCGGGGGGGTCGTCAACGTCATTACCCGCAACCCCTTCGAGGAAATCCGCGGACTGACCCTCGGCTACGGAAGCGACGACACCCGGCTGTACAACCTGATTTATGGCACCAGTATCGGCCAGACCTATTTCACCCTCAGCGGGACGCACAAATCCACCGACGGCTGGCGGCAATGGAGCCGGTTCGAAACGAGCCAGGGGGGGGCCAGGATCGGCCATCTCTTCGCGGACGGCAGCTCAGTCGAACTCAATTTCAATTACACCGAGGCGGACCTGCAACTTCCGGGGACCCTGAGCCAGGAGGCGTTTTGGGCCGATTCCACCCAGTTGACCTCGGAACCCTTCCGGAACTCGAGCCGGGACAGCGAGATCTTTTCCACCGGGCTCAAGCTGAAAAAGGATTTCGGGGACATTCACCTCAAGCCTCTCGCCTACTATCAGCACTGGCAGCATTTCCATCCGGTGACGGGGATGATCAATGACGGCGGCGCCGACGTCTACGGCGTCGATATCCAGGCCGATCTGGACCATTCCTTCCTCGGTCGGGCCGGGGTGTTGACCTTCGGGACGGCGGGGCAGGTCGACGCTTCGGACGGGGAGAAGTTTACCTACCGGGACGTTGCGACCTCCCCCAGCGGACAGATTCTCTTTACTCTTTCGGATGTCCGGGGGGATTTGGCGGAAATCAACGACGACACCGTCAGCAAGGTGGGGGTCTATGCCCAGGAGTCCCTCACTCTTTCCGAGCCCTGGCTCCTCGATTTCGGCGTTCGTTACGACCGGGTGAAGTTCGATCTGGAAGCGGAAATTTTTCAGGAGTTTGTCTTCGGCGCCAACCGCTATCTTCCCAACCGCCAGAGCATCGAGGTCGACCGAAGTTACGACCAGATCAGTCCCCGGATCGGAACCGTCTACAAAGTGACCGATTGGCTCCATCTCTATGGCAACCTGTCGACGGGATTTCAGACCCCGCAGTCGAGCGAACTCGCGGAGAATCCGGACCTTGGTGTCGCCCGGACGAGAAACGTCGAAGCCGGCTTGAAGGGGCGCTTTCCCGGCGGGCACCGTTTCGACCTGGCGGTCTTCACAATGGAGGTGCAGGACGAGATTGTCCAAACCGTTCTCGAAGGGGGCGAGACGTCCTACAGCAATGCCGGGGAGACCGACAAGCGCGGGATCGAGCTGGAGATGGAGATTCACCCTCTCCCGGGGCTGGCCCTGGGAGGAACCTATACCTACAGTGATTTCCAGTTCGACGAGTTCCAGGAGCCGGTGCGGGTTTTCAACCCCGTCAGCGGAACGACCGAAACCGTCCTCCTCGATCGCGGCGGCAACCGGCTGCCGTATATCCCCGAGCATCAGTACAGCCTTTTCGGACTCTACCGCCATTCCAGCGGCTTCAAGTGTCGAATCGATGCCAACAGCTGGGGAGAATACTGGGTCGACAACGCCAACTCGGAAAAATATTCCGGCTACGATTTCCTGACCAATTTCATGGTCGGCTGGGAAAACGACCGCTGGAATGTCACGGTCGACGCCTACAACGTCTTCGACAAGCTCTATGCCATGGAAGTCACAAAATCCGGAGAGACCCTGGCCTTTCGTCCCGGGGCGCCCAGGACCCTTTTCGCCAAGGTGTCCTACCAATTTTGA
- the groL gene encoding chaperonin GroEL (60 kDa chaperone family; promotes refolding of misfolded polypeptides especially under stressful conditions; forms two stacked rings of heptamers to form a barrel-shaped 14mer; ends can be capped by GroES; misfolded proteins enter the barrel where they are refolded when GroES binds), translating to MAVKEIKFGQDARALILSGVNQLANAVKVTLGPKGRNVVIEKSFGAPLITKDGVTVAKEIELENKFENMGAQLVKEVASKTSDIAGDGTTTATVLAQAIYREGVKLVSAGHNPMEIKRGIDKAVEASVAALKELSKPIKDHKEVAQVGTISANSDKTIGDILAMAMEKVGKEGVITVEEAKSMDTTLETVEGMQFDRGYLSPYFVTDAERMEAVMEDALILIHDKKISNMRDLLPILEPVAKQGRPLLIIAEDVEGEALATLVVNRLRGTLNVTAVKAPGFGDRRKAMLEDIAILTGAKVISEEVGFKLETATLDMLGSAKRIVIDKDNTTIIDGAGSETDIQGRVKMVRAQIEETKSDYDREKLQERLAKLVGGVAVVKVGAATETEMKEKKARVEDALHATRAAVEEGIVPGGGVALIRCIAALEKLKLEGEQQFGVNIVKRALEEPLRQIAGNAGMEGSIVVNRVSLETGAFGFNAATDEYCDMIEAGIIDPTKVTRSALQNAASVAGLMLTTEAVIADAPKSDDAMSGGMGGGMGGMGGMGGMGGMM from the coding sequence ATGGCAGTCAAGGAAATTAAATTCGGACAGGACGCCCGCGCCCTCATTCTCAGCGGCGTCAATCAGCTCGCCAACGCCGTCAAGGTGACCCTCGGCCCCAAGGGGCGCAACGTCGTCATCGAGAAGTCCTTCGGCGCACCCCTGATCACCAAGGACGGCGTCACCGTCGCCAAGGAAATCGAACTGGAGAACAAGTTCGAGAACATGGGGGCCCAACTCGTCAAGGAAGTCGCCTCCAAGACCTCGGACATCGCCGGCGACGGCACCACCACCGCCACCGTTCTCGCCCAGGCGATCTATCGCGAAGGGGTCAAGCTGGTTTCCGCCGGCCACAACCCCATGGAGATCAAGCGCGGCATCGACAAGGCCGTTGAAGCCTCCGTCGCCGCCCTCAAGGAACTCTCCAAGCCGATCAAGGACCACAAGGAAGTCGCCCAGGTCGGGACCATTTCCGCCAACAGCGACAAGACCATCGGCGACATCCTCGCTATGGCCATGGAAAAGGTCGGCAAGGAAGGGGTCATCACCGTCGAGGAAGCCAAGTCGATGGACACCACTCTCGAGACCGTCGAGGGGATGCAGTTCGACCGCGGTTACCTCTCCCCCTACTTCGTCACCGACGCCGAGCGCATGGAAGCGGTGATGGAAGACGCCCTGATCCTCATCCACGACAAGAAGATCAGCAACATGCGCGATCTTCTCCCCATTCTCGAGCCGGTCGCCAAGCAGGGGCGCCCCCTGCTGATCATCGCCGAAGACGTCGAGGGCGAAGCCCTGGCCACCCTGGTGGTCAACCGTCTCCGCGGCACCCTCAACGTCACCGCCGTCAAGGCTCCCGGCTTCGGTGATCGCCGCAAAGCGATGCTTGAGGATATCGCCATCCTCACCGGCGCCAAGGTGATTTCCGAGGAAGTCGGCTTCAAACTCGAAACCGCCACCCTCGACATGCTCGGCAGCGCCAAGCGCATCGTCATCGACAAGGACAACACCACCATCATCGACGGTGCCGGGAGCGAGACCGACATCCAGGGACGCGTCAAGATGGTCCGCGCCCAGATCGAGGAGACCAAGAGCGACTACGACCGCGAGAAGCTCCAGGAGCGTCTCGCCAAGCTGGTCGGCGGGGTTGCCGTGGTCAAGGTCGGCGCCGCCACCGAGACCGAGATGAAGGAAAAGAAAGCCCGCGTCGAAGACGCCCTGCACGCCACCCGCGCCGCTGTCGAAGAAGGCATCGTCCCTGGCGGCGGAGTCGCCCTGATCCGCTGCATCGCCGCTCTCGAGAAGCTCAAGCTCGAAGGGGAGCAGCAGTTCGGCGTCAACATCGTCAAGCGCGCTCTTGAAGAGCCCTTGCGCCAGATCGCCGGCAACGCCGGCATGGAAGGGTCCATCGTCGTCAACCGCGTTTCCCTCGAAACCGGCGCCTTCGGCTTCAACGCCGCCACCGACGAGTACTGCGACATGATCGAGGCCGGGATTATCGACCCGACCAAGGTCACCCGCAGCGCCCTGCAGAACGCCGCCTCCGTGGCCGGTCTCATGCTCACCACCGAGGCCGTCATTGCCGACGCTCCCAAAAGCGACGATGCCATGTCCGGCGGAATGGGCGGCGGCATGGGCGGAATGGGCGGAATGGGCGGCATGGGCGGCATGATGTAA
- the groES gene encoding co-chaperone GroES, whose protein sequence is MNIRPLHDRIIVERLEEETMTSGGLYIPDSAKEKPQQGLVAAVGKGKVTEDGKVLPLDVKVGDKILFGKYSGTEIKVEGKEYLMMREDDVLGVVEK, encoded by the coding sequence ATGAACATCAGACCGCTGCACGACCGTATCATCGTCGAGAGACTCGAAGAGGAGACCATGACCTCCGGTGGCCTCTACATCCCCGACTCGGCCAAGGAAAAGCCCCAGCAGGGACTCGTCGCCGCCGTCGGCAAGGGGAAGGTGACCGAGGACGGAAAGGTTCTCCCCCTCGACGTCAAGGTCGGCGACAAGATCCTTTTCGGCAAGTATTCCGGGACCGAGATCAAGGTCGAAGGCAAAGAGTATCTGATGATGCGCGAGGATGACGTCCTCGGCGTCGTAGAGAAGTAA
- a CDS encoding pyridoxal-phosphate-dependent aminotransferase family protein produces MGKKLYIPGPVEVSPDVLQAMSVPMVGHRMKEYAVLHREVTTALKGLLNTTDPVFLSTSSAFGVMEGAVRNLVQKRCANFGNGAFSSKWHDVTKRCGLEADLYSAEWGEPITAAMVDKALATGRYDAMTLVHNETSTGVMSPLEEIAEVMKKYPDVSFIVDTVSSMSAVPLDVTALGTDVCLAGVQKAFGLPPGLAVFAVSRNALDKARTTANRGYYFDFEEFEVNDLKDNTPSTPCITLIHALNHQLKKMQVEGLDNRYARHRAMAEATRGWIESQGFSQFAAEGCRSLTLTCARNDGRTDLEKLKKLAGERGYAIDNGYGKIKNLTFRIPHMADMTQGDLDDLFALLEELLPQVRS; encoded by the coding sequence ATGGGGAAAAAACTCTACATTCCGGGACCGGTCGAGGTCAGCCCCGATGTGCTGCAGGCGATGAGCGTGCCGATGGTCGGCCACCGCATGAAGGAGTATGCCGTTCTTCACCGCGAAGTCACCACCGCCCTCAAAGGCCTGCTCAATACAACAGACCCGGTCTTTCTCTCCACCTCAAGCGCCTTCGGGGTCATGGAGGGGGCGGTGCGCAACCTGGTGCAGAAGCGCTGCGCCAACTTCGGCAACGGCGCCTTCAGCTCCAAATGGCACGACGTCACAAAACGCTGCGGCCTCGAAGCCGATCTCTACAGCGCCGAGTGGGGCGAGCCGATTACCGCCGCGATGGTCGATAAGGCTCTGGCCACCGGCCGGTATGACGCCATGACCCTGGTCCACAACGAGACCTCCACCGGCGTGATGTCCCCCCTGGAGGAGATCGCCGAGGTGATGAAAAAATACCCCGACGTCTCCTTCATCGTCGACACCGTCTCCTCCATGAGCGCCGTCCCCCTCGACGTGACGGCTCTCGGCACCGACGTCTGCCTGGCCGGAGTGCAGAAAGCCTTCGGCCTCCCTCCGGGGCTGGCGGTCTTCGCCGTCTCCCGGAACGCCCTCGACAAGGCCCGCACCACGGCCAACCGCGGCTATTACTTCGATTTCGAGGAGTTCGAGGTCAACGACCTCAAGGACAACACTCCGAGCACCCCCTGCATCACCCTGATTCATGCCCTCAACCATCAGTTGAAGAAGATGCAGGTCGAAGGTCTCGACAACCGCTATGCCCGCCATCGCGCCATGGCCGAGGCGACCCGCGGCTGGATCGAGTCCCAGGGGTTCTCCCAGTTCGCCGCCGAGGGGTGCCGCTCCCTGACCCTGACCTGCGCCAGAAACGACGGCCGCACCGATCTGGAAAAACTCAAAAAACTCGCCGGGGAGCGCGGGTACGCCATCGACAACGGCTACGGCAAGATCAAGAACCTAACCTTCCGCATCCCCCACATGGCCGACATGACCCAGGGCGATCTCGACGATCTCTTCGCCCTCCTCGAAGAGCTCCTCCCCCAGGTCCGCTCCTGA
- the arsS gene encoding arsenosugar biosynthesis radical SAM (seleno)protein ArsS (Some members of this family are selenoproteins.) has product MDTFADTLKKTLGTALSSAAVQTIQVNVGSLCNLACRHCHVGGSPQSREVMDRATMESVLRLAAAFPEAQIDITGGAPELNPNFRFLIEALSATGHPLQVRSNLSVFYEAGMEGLPEFFREHGVQLVASLPCYLEKNVTAQRGAGVFDKSIRALGRLNELGYGRQPGLGLNLVYNPGGPFLPPGQVALEADYRTRLRQEHGIIFTRLLTLTNMPLGRFLDDLQRQGKESDYRHLLVDAFNPGTVEGLMCRHQICVAWDGTLSDCDFNMALGLPLSGGLPTHIDDIDPALLAGRPIVTGEHCFGCTAGCGSSCGGALVA; this is encoded by the coding sequence ATGGACACCTTTGCAGATACCCTGAAAAAAACCCTGGGGACGGCGCTCTCCAGCGCCGCCGTGCAGACGATCCAGGTCAACGTCGGTTCCCTGTGCAATCTGGCCTGTCGGCACTGCCATGTCGGCGGCTCACCGCAGAGCCGGGAAGTGATGGACCGGGCGACCATGGAGTCGGTCCTGCGCCTGGCCGCCGCCTTTCCCGAGGCCCAAATCGACATCACCGGCGGCGCGCCGGAACTCAATCCCAACTTCCGGTTTCTGATCGAGGCCCTCTCTGCGACCGGCCACCCCCTGCAGGTGCGCTCCAACCTCTCGGTTTTCTACGAGGCGGGAATGGAAGGGCTCCCCGAATTTTTTCGGGAGCATGGGGTTCAACTGGTCGCCTCGCTCCCCTGTTACCTGGAAAAAAATGTCACCGCCCAGCGCGGCGCCGGAGTCTTCGACAAGAGCATCCGGGCGCTTGGCCGCCTTAACGAACTCGGCTACGGCCGCCAGCCGGGACTCGGTCTGAATCTCGTCTACAATCCCGGCGGCCCCTTCCTCCCTCCCGGGCAGGTCGCTCTCGAGGCCGACTACCGGACACGGCTGCGTCAGGAGCACGGCATCATCTTCACCCGTCTCCTGACCCTCACCAATATGCCCCTCGGGCGGTTTCTCGACGACCTGCAGCGCCAGGGGAAAGAAAGCGACTACCGTCACCTCCTCGTCGACGCCTTCAACCCCGGGACCGTCGAGGGGCTGATGTGCCGCCACCAGATCTGCGTCGCCTGGGACGGCACCCTGTCCGACTGCGACTTCAATATGGCTCTCGGCCTCCCCCTTTCCGGGGGGCTTCCCACCCACATCGACGACATCGACCCGGCGCTGCTGGCGGGGAGGCCCATTGTCACCGGCGAACACTGCTTCGGCTGCACCGCCGGTTGCGGATCTTCCTGCGGCGGGGCGCTGGTCGCCTGA